ATAGCCCTGCGATGTTTGTGCAGCCATGATTCATCCCACTTAACTTTGCTTGAAAAATAAAGGAGCCGTCCAATGCACGATTAGCGCTAAGGTATAACAAACGAAAAGTGGCATAAAACCGACCTTCCAATTGATAAACACCAGCGAAAACATAGCTATGGTTAACAGCAACTTTACCGCTTCCCCCCAGTAAAAATCTTTAACAACTTTCACCGATGAACTTGCTCCCGTATGAGAGAAAGCTAGGGTTGCGAATACAAAATTAGGGAGAACAGCGATAGCAGCACCTGCCAAAGCAGATAAACCATACTGAACTCCCCACAAAGCGAAAAAGACAATTGAAGCACCCCCAGCCACCGCCGCCTGCATCAAAACCAATTTATAGGCAGACCACCGGCCACGACGTGCTAAAATCTTACTCAATTCTTCTTCTCCGCATTAATACTTTTTGTTTCGATGACCGGACTACAAAAACCCAGACGATGACGAATGACAAAAAGCTAGCGAAAGTA
This portion of the Shewanella violacea DSS12 genome encodes:
- a CDS encoding ATP synthase subunit I, which encodes MSKILARRGRWSAYKLVLMQAAVAGGASIVFFALWGVQYGLSALAGAAIAVLPNFVFATLAFSHTGASSSVKVVKDFYWGEAVKLLLTIAMFSLVFINWKVGFMPLFVCYTLALIVHWTAPLFFKQS